A section of the Campylobacter concisus genome encodes:
- the alaS gene encoding alanine--tRNA ligase, translating to MQNLDIRKAYLDFFKSKGHEVVASAPLVPNDATLLFTNAGMVPFKSIFTGEVPRPTPPIRTSCQTCIRAGGKHNDLDNVGYTARHHTFFEMLGNFSFGEYFKKEAIAYAWEFVTEVLKLPKDKLYVTVHESDDEAFEIWSTHIAKERIYRFGDHDNFWQMGDTGPCGPCSEIFYDQGAEHFNTPVDYMGGDGDRFLEIWNLVFMQYERSADGKLSPLPKPSIDTGMGLERVTAILQGKFSNYDSTLFMPLINEVAKLCGKPYVYESGASYRVISDHIRSVTFLLAQGTTFDKEGRGYVLRRILRRAIRHGYLLGIKEPFMYKLVDKVCELMGEHYTYLNEKKAAVKEQIKLEEERFLATIASGLELFESELKNTKEIFSGEAAFKLYDTFGFPLDLTADMLREKGLKVDEARFDELMSEQKARAKAAWKGSGDKSAKGDFKELLEKFGENKFIGYEELKSKSKILALLDEEFKNVDSLDAGKEGWVMFDVTPFYAQSGGQCGDSGKIVGKANVLDTQKFHGLNLSLVKTTVALKVGDEVELEVSSDRAETARHHSATHLLHAALRNVLGTHIAQAGSSVEADKLRFDFSHPKALTSEEISKIENLVNEWILNGANSKTELMKLEDAKNSGAIALFNEKYADDVRVVSFGDVSKELCGGTHVKNIDEIGSFFIIKESGVSAGVRRIEAVCSRAALNLARSFRAELDELKDELKSTEPLNAVKKLKNELRVLKDKLKNAKNSHELVYLDINKTKLCVTSVDGGDIKTLIDEFKNEHESAAILLIQADESGKISLAAGVKNAPLKAGAWVKFAAQILGGNGGGKDDFATAGGKDASMIEDAIKDSLEYARQALEK from the coding sequence ATGCAAAATTTAGATATAAGAAAGGCATATCTTGATTTTTTTAAATCAAAAGGTCACGAAGTAGTAGCTTCTGCTCCACTCGTGCCAAACGATGCAACACTACTTTTCACAAACGCTGGCATGGTGCCGTTTAAGAGCATTTTCACAGGCGAAGTGCCGCGCCCAACACCACCTATCCGCACTAGCTGTCAGACCTGCATAAGAGCTGGCGGCAAGCACAACGACCTAGATAACGTCGGCTACACAGCGCGCCACCACACATTTTTTGAGATGCTAGGAAATTTTAGCTTTGGTGAATACTTCAAAAAAGAGGCGATCGCTTACGCTTGGGAATTTGTAACAGAAGTACTAAAACTGCCAAAAGATAAGCTTTATGTAACCGTTCATGAAAGCGACGATGAGGCGTTTGAAATTTGGAGCACTCACATCGCAAAAGAGAGAATTTACCGCTTTGGCGACCATGATAACTTCTGGCAGATGGGCGATACTGGACCATGTGGCCCTTGTAGTGAAATTTTTTACGATCAAGGGGCTGAACACTTTAACACGCCTGTAGATTACATGGGTGGCGATGGCGATAGATTTTTAGAGATTTGGAATCTTGTTTTCATGCAGTATGAAAGAAGCGCGGACGGCAAACTAAGCCCACTACCAAAGCCAAGCATCGATACCGGCATGGGACTTGAGCGCGTTACTGCTATCTTGCAAGGTAAATTTAGCAACTACGATAGCACCCTTTTTATGCCGCTAATTAACGAAGTAGCAAAGCTTTGTGGCAAGCCATACGTCTATGAAAGTGGCGCTAGCTACCGCGTCATAAGCGATCACATCCGCTCGGTTACATTTTTGCTAGCTCAAGGTACAACATTTGACAAAGAAGGCCGTGGCTACGTGCTTCGCCGCATCTTACGCCGTGCGATCCGCCATGGATACTTGCTAGGCATAAAAGAGCCATTTATGTATAAGCTTGTCGATAAAGTTTGCGAGCTAATGGGCGAGCACTACACATACCTAAATGAGAAAAAAGCGGCTGTAAAAGAGCAGATCAAGCTTGAAGAAGAGAGATTTTTGGCGACAATCGCTAGTGGCTTGGAGCTATTTGAGAGCGAGCTTAAAAATACAAAAGAAATTTTTAGCGGAGAGGCTGCGTTTAAGCTTTATGATACATTTGGCTTCCCACTTGACCTAACAGCTGATATGCTTAGAGAAAAAGGCTTAAAAGTCGATGAAGCAAGGTTTGATGAGCTTATGAGCGAGCAAAAAGCACGTGCAAAAGCTGCTTGGAAAGGCAGTGGCGATAAGAGCGCGAAGGGCGACTTTAAAGAGCTACTTGAGAAATTTGGCGAGAATAAATTTATAGGTTACGAAGAGCTTAAAAGCAAAAGTAAAATTCTAGCCCTGCTTGATGAAGAATTTAAAAATGTAGATAGCCTGGACGCTGGCAAAGAGGGCTGGGTGATGTTTGATGTCACTCCATTTTACGCTCAAAGTGGCGGTCAGTGCGGTGATAGCGGTAAGATAGTGGGCAAAGCAAATGTGCTTGATACGCAAAAATTTCATGGACTAAATTTATCTTTAGTAAAAACTACCGTGGCACTAAAAGTTGGCGACGAAGTAGAGCTTGAAGTTTCTAGCGATAGAGCAGAAACTGCACGTCATCACAGCGCTACACACTTGCTTCATGCAGCCCTTAGAAACGTGCTTGGCACGCATATCGCTCAAGCTGGCTCAAGCGTAGAAGCAGATAAGTTAAGATTTGACTTCTCACATCCAAAAGCGCTTACTAGCGAAGAAATTTCAAAGATTGAAAATCTAGTAAATGAGTGGATACTAAATGGCGCTAACTCAAAAACAGAACTTATGAAACTTGAAGATGCTAAAAATAGTGGAGCTATTGCACTATTTAATGAAAAATACGCTGATGATGTAAGAGTCGTTAGCTTTGGCGACGTCAGCAAAGAACTTTGCGGTGGCACACACGTAAAAAATATAGATGAGATCGGATCATTTTTTATCATAAAAGAGAGTGGCGTAAGTGCTGGTGTTAGGCGTATAGAGGCCGTTTGCTCAAGGGCTGCGCTAAATTTAGCAAGATCATTTAGAGCTGAGCTTGACGAGCTAAAAGATGAGCTAAAGAGCACCGAGCCACTAAATGCGGTCAAAAAGCTAAAAAATGAACTAAGAGTTTTAAAAGATAAGCTAAAAAATGCTAAAAATTCTCATGAGCTAGTCTATTTAGATATAAATAAAACCAAACTTTGCGTTACAAGCGTAGATGGTGGAGATATAAAAACCTTGATAGACGAGTTTAAAAATGAGCATGAAAGTGCTGCTATTTTGCTAATCCAAGCTGATGAGAGTGGCAAAATTTCTCTTGCAGCTGGAGTTAAAAACGCTCCTTTAAAGGCAGGTGCTTGGGTAAAATTTGCAGCGCAAATCCTAGGTGGCAATGGCGGTGGTAAAGATGACTTTGCAACAGCCGGTGGCAAAGATGCATCAATGATAGAAGATGCGATAAAAGACTCACTTGAGTACGCAAGGCAAGCCTTAGAAAAATGA
- a CDS encoding Gfo/Idh/MocA family protein gives MKLKIGIVGYNLVGKRHYMELRRSDKFEVCGVFDKENRDDACRAPFFDEFKKFIEVAQPQAVVLCLPQHEIVEAFCQCAKYCQNILISRPIFKNVSELKEIKYASVVNKVRVCTGVDERFNPTIVSLKKALLKEEEIYSISIAHFKPLCEGNIINELSLCDIDLAKNLVDSEICSFFYTQANKTNTKICDNVGINIKMKNQILVSITDSFCGSLERFKIEVNAKEGVYFGDLIDYKLHRVNENGQMNLKTDPLNNEIKAQYDAFYDLCQSGESSELSSIDDAIKIKELF, from the coding sequence GTGAAACTCAAAATTGGTATTGTTGGATACAATCTGGTTGGCAAGCGGCACTATATGGAGCTGAGGCGTTCTGACAAATTTGAAGTTTGTGGAGTTTTTGATAAAGAAAATAGAGATGATGCTTGCAGAGCTCCGTTTTTTGATGAGTTTAAGAAATTTATAGAAGTAGCCCAGCCACAAGCTGTCGTGCTTTGTTTGCCTCAACATGAGATCGTAGAGGCCTTTTGCCAGTGCGCAAAGTATTGCCAAAATATCTTGATTTCAAGACCGATATTTAAAAACGTGAGCGAGCTAAAAGAGATAAAATATGCCTCAGTGGTAAATAAAGTAAGAGTTTGCACTGGCGTTGATGAACGCTTTAATCCAACTATCGTTTCATTAAAAAAGGCGCTTTTAAAGGAAGAAGAAATTTATAGCATTTCAATTGCGCATTTTAAGCCACTTTGTGAGGGAAATATTATAAATGAGCTTTCGCTTTGCGATATAGACCTTGCGAAAAATTTAGTAGATAGTGAAATTTGCAGCTTTTTTTATACTCAAGCAAATAAAACAAATACCAAAATATGCGACAATGTTGGAATAAACATTAAAATGAAAAATCAAATTTTGGTGAGCATTACCGATTCGTTTTGTGGTTCATTAGAACGTTTTAAAATAGAAGTAAATGCCAAAGAAGGTGTTTATTTTGGCGATCTTATTGATTACAAACTTCACAGAGTAAATGAAAATGGTCAGATGAATTTAAAAACCGATCCTTTAAACAATGAAATAAAAGCCCAATATGATGCCTTTTATGATCTTTGTCAAAGCGGCGAAAGTAGCGAGCTTTCAAGCATTGATGATGCGATAAAAATTAAGGAGT